In one Solanum dulcamara chromosome 1, daSolDulc1.2, whole genome shotgun sequence genomic region, the following are encoded:
- the LOC129883046 gene encoding uncharacterized protein LOC129883046 has product MSRCFPFPPPGYEKKPRPEDGDLLKEEKRKEKKHKKEKDKDKKDGKERRDKDRSDGKHREKKDKKDKHRDKKEKHKDKKKDKDKDKDKERSDLSEEAKVAVLPGASSGQKLPRGDQHKNESINSQEAKFHDQSHVQHAEKLFESSLPAVETEESKYVQDLARRFRDDQKGAVSQLAERFPVESKRDEKTNSMYIKNSGNLANEKEKNKERSVYSNKMDGQQVRVEPRIGANAILPSFPEMEERKFHGLLPPLEENVENRRDEKEKSKERRDDKPRDKKKKKEKDSKSHGKDKEKKKEEKGKEKSAHKKSEKDKSKDISKSNFVGVSNTNHQVAVVLKDTIAGVTEGNHRKRKDIETNGFLHENEVRPAKLLRPSSSHQPTPNGKRLEIHQKADMLSSNKQGVVTNIQMINKEQSLNGTMKLSNKHGVTTDIEMGNMETHQKTDLLSSHKQGVATNIQLINKDQSLNGTVRLSNKHGVATDIEMGNTETHQKTDMLSSDKQGGATDIQVINKEQSLNGTIKLFNKHRVATDIEMGNKVRGVNGTIKSPNKHGVATDFEVGNKERGVNGTIKGQTLTMSKPKTMALFKPKTSSMSPGADHIAETSKRPPHPDSKYLNQILSVPKMDEWSGFDDQEWLFGSKSTLVRKPDVCLDEVKDHRVWSEALRIESADVYALPYVIPY; this is encoded by the exons GAGAAACGGAAagagaaaaaacataaaaaggagAAGGATAAAGATAAGAAAGATGgtaaagaaagaagggataaagaCAGAAGCGATGGGAAACACAGAGAAAAGAAGGACAAAAAGGATAAACACCGGGACAAGAAGGAAAAACACAAGGACAAAAAGAAGGACAAGGATAAGGATAAGGATAAAGAGAGAAGCGATCTCTCTGAAGAGGCAAAAGTTGCTGTTCTACCTGGGGCTTCCAGTGGACAGAAGCTTCCTCGTGGAGATCAACATAAAAATGAAAGCATCAACTCACAGGAAGCAAAATTCCATGATCAGTCTCATGTCCAGCATGCAGAGAAGCTCTTTGAATCCAGTCTCCCTGCTGTTGAGACAGAGGAGTCTAAATATGTGCAGGATTTGGCTAGGAGGTTTAGAGATGATCAGAAGGGCGCAGTCAGTCAATTGGCTGAGAGATTTCCAGTTGAGTCAAAAAGGGATGAAAAGACAAACAGTATGTACATCAAGAATTCGGGTAATTTGGCTAACGAAAAGGAAAAGAACAAGGAGAGAAGTGTTTATAGCAACAAGATGGATGGACAACAAGTCAGAGTTGAACCGAGAATTGGTGCTAATGCAATACTTCCGAGCTTCCCAGAGATGGAAGAGAGAAAATTTCATGGATTGCTGCCACCATTGGAAGAGAATGTTGAGAACAGGAGAGACGAAAAAGAGAAATCCAAAGAAAGACGAGATGACAAACCAAGagacaagaagaagaaaaaagaaaaggattcGAAAAGTCATGGTAaggataaagaaaagaaaaaggaagagaaagggAAGGAAAAAAGTGCACACAAGAAAAGTGAAAAGGATAAATCAAAAGACATCAGTAAGAGCAATTTTGTTGGTGTTAGTAACACCAACCACCAAGTTGCAGTTGTACTCAAGGATACCATTGCTGGAGTCACAGAGGGAAATCAcagaaaaagaaaggatattGAAACAAATGGTTTCCTGCATG AGAATGAAGTCAGGCCTGCTAAATTGCTGCGGCCCTCATCCTCTCATCAGCCCACACCGAATGGAAAGAGATTGGAGATTCACCAAAAGGCAGACATGCTATCTTCCAACAAACAAGGTGTTGTCACCAATATTCAGATGATAAACAAGGAGCAGAGTCTCAATGGTACAATGAAGTTATCCAACAAGCATGGAGTTACTACTGATATTGAGATGGGAAACATGGAGACTCACCAAAAAACAGACTTGTTATCTTCCCACAAACAAGGTGTTGCTACCAATATTCAGCTGATAAACAAGGACCAGAGTCTCAATGGTACAGTTAGGTTATCCAACAAGCATGGAGTTGCCACTGATATTGAGATGGGAAACACTGAGACACACCAAAAAACAGACATGTTATCTTCTGACAAACAAGGTGGTGCCACCGATATTCAGGTGATAAACAAGGAGCAGAGTCTCAATGGTACAATTAAGTTATTCAACAAGCATAGAGTTGCCACTGATATTGAGATGGGAAACAAGGTGCGTGGGGTCAATGGTACAATTAAGTCGCCCAACAAGCATGGAGTTGCCACTGATTTCGAGGTTGGAAACAAGGAGCGCGGGGTCAATGGTACAATTAAAGGTCAGACATTAACAATGTCTAAACCAAAGACAATGGCTCTGTTTAAACCAAAGACTTCTTCCATGTCTCCTGGTGCTGATCATATTGCTGAAACATCTAAAAGACCTCCTCATCCCGATTCCAAGTATCTGAACCAGATACTCTCAGTTCCCAAGATGGACGAGTGGTCTGGATTTGATGACCAAGAATGGTTGTTTGGAAGCAAGAGTACTCTGGTTAGGAAACCCGATGTGTGTCTTGATGAAGTTAAGGACCATCGGGTATGGTCAGAAGCTTTGCGAATAGAATCTGCTGATGTTTATGCTCTCCCATACGTAATACCTTATTGA